The following coding sequences are from one Campylobacter magnus window:
- a CDS encoding Na/Pi cotransporter family protein produces the protein MNDKMKLSLFYGFLIVVCLVMYYGTQVIPIIYGICIFLYAMKVLNSSFKLISGIETFLKIMTKSRFKAFTFGFTTCTLMQSSGLVSVLAISFLSAGLITLTAGLGIIFGANLGCLTGGWLVAAVGLKINISAYAMPMIVIGLISTYSNHKATQGMGFFLFSIGLLFLGIHYMKSGFDSIKDTIDLSQYAMTGIQGLIVYFLIGVIITIIMQSSHATITLAITALAAGQITYENSIAIVIGSNVGSTIMSIIGAFSANIEGKKLTVAHVIFNFTTAIIMLVLVNPFTSLTDILSAWGGIADDDYTLKLAVFNSIFQVVGVLIFYPLTVPMARMLNKYVVAKKERSKVDHAKYLSEESLAFSKSAINVLAREIEHLFSNTLSIIAKTISLSKADIESEEPVGAVIAKRNKPMEVDFNELYENRFKVLYSEIIEYSVDAAKNASSDDLPVLLDIRRCAMNLAESLKHAQTIQPNFFRFMTSQNEHIQLAYNKLRTKLLYTLRLINENAIESTEKDEDKEFLSRDFESQINALNEIITILRNEETHLDALLRDRKITGTMATSLMNDTAQVRSMVSSLAQIVITLKGYQAKYIEKKVTDKELEEKSTEESEQKAG, from the coding sequence ATGAACGATAAGATGAAATTATCGTTATTTTACGGCTTTTTGATAGTCGTTTGTTTGGTTATGTATTATGGGACGCAGGTTATCCCTATAATCTATGGTATTTGTATATTTTTGTATGCGATGAAGGTGCTAAACTCGAGCTTTAAGCTGATTTCTGGCATTGAGACTTTCCTTAAAATTATGACAAAATCACGCTTTAAAGCCTTTACTTTTGGCTTTACAACTTGTACTTTGATGCAAAGTTCTGGTCTTGTTAGCGTGCTTGCGATTTCTTTTCTCTCAGCTGGACTTATCACACTCACCGCTGGACTTGGCATAATCTTCGGGGCAAATCTGGGCTGTCTAACAGGCGGCTGGCTAGTAGCTGCTGTGGGTCTAAAAATCAACATCTCAGCCTACGCAATGCCTATGATAGTAATAGGACTAATTAGCACCTACTCAAATCACAAAGCCACGCAGGGTATGGGCTTTTTTCTATTTAGTATAGGTCTGCTTTTCCTTGGAATTCACTATATGAAAAGTGGCTTTGATAGTATAAAAGACACAATTGACCTTAGCCAATACGCAATGACTGGCATCCAAGGTCTAATCGTGTATTTTCTAATCGGTGTTATCATCACAATAATCATGCAAAGCTCGCATGCTACTATCACGCTAGCAATCACTGCCCTAGCTGCTGGGCAAATCACCTATGAAAATTCAATTGCCATAGTAATTGGCTCAAATGTTGGTAGTACAATTATGTCAATCATCGGCGCATTTAGCGCAAATATAGAGGGCAAAAAGCTAACCGTAGCACATGTGATCTTTAACTTCACAACCGCAATCATAATGCTAGTGCTTGTAAATCCATTTACTTCGCTAACTGATATTCTCTCAGCTTGGGGTGGTATCGCAGATGATGATTACACACTAAAACTAGCTGTATTTAACAGCATTTTCCAAGTAGTAGGTGTGCTTATTTTCTACCCACTAACTGTGCCAATGGCTAGAATGCTAAACAAATATGTAGTAGCCAAAAAAGAACGCTCAAAAGTAGACCACGCTAAATACCTTAGCGAAGAAAGCCTTGCTTTTAGCAAATCAGCGATAAATGTTCTAGCAAGAGAGATTGAGCACCTTTTTTCAAACACTCTTTCAATCATCGCAAAAACTATCTCGCTCTCAAAAGCTGATATAGAAAGCGAAGAGCCAGTTGGAGCAGTAATTGCCAAGCGCAATAAGCCTATGGAAGTTGATTTTAACGAGCTTTATGAAAACCGCTTTAAGGTGCTTTATAGCGAGATTATCGAATATAGCGTGGACGCTGCTAAAAACGCATCAAGTGATGATTTGCCAGTGCTGCTTGATATCCGTCGTTGTGCCATGAATCTTGCAGAGTCCCTAAAACACGCTCAAACCATACAGCCAAACTTTTTTAGATTTATGACTAGTCAAAACGAGCATATCCAGCTAGCCTACAACAAGCTTCGCACAAAACTACTCTACACCCTCCGCCTCATAAATGAAAATGCTATTGAAAGCACAGAAAAAGACGAGGATAAAGAGTTTTTAAGCCGTGATTTTGAGAGCCAAATCAATGCTCTAAATGAAATAATAACAATACTTCGCAACGAAGAAACTCACCTTGATGCTCTGCTTCGTGACCGCAAAATCACAGGCACTATGGCAACTTCGCTTATGAACGACACAGCTCAGGTTCGCTCAATGGTAAGCTCACTAGCTCAAATCGTAATCACTCTAAAAGGCTACCAGGCCAAATATATAGAGAAAAAAGTAACTGATAAAGAACTAGAAGAAAAAAGCACAGAAGAAAGCGAGCAAAAAGCAGGATGA
- the rfaE1 gene encoding D-glycero-beta-D-manno-heptose-7-phosphate kinase, translating into MPKVLVIGDLMIDHYIWGSCERISPEAPVQVVLKQSETKRLGGCGNVVSNLIALGADVGVISVLGDDSAGREIIAMLASCKAKAELVLQERGRKSSQKSRIMVSHQQVLRVDNESADEISLDDEIIARLEGILKRYDIVLLSDYGKGVLTNKLTNACIKTSKALNKAVLVDPKGTDYSKYKGATLLTPNRKEASGALGYALASDADISKGLRELKERFELDFGLVTLSEQGIALWDGQNELRDPALAKEVYDVTGAGDSVLATLGYCLARGDNIKTALKYANLAAAVVVGKVGSADASWDEIHALAGFHEGKIKSKEQILTAIKELRKKGKKIVFTNGCFDVLHSGHTSYLKKARALGDVLIVGLNSDESVRRLKGKSRPINDENERASMLEALEAVDFVVIFGEDTPELLIKDIAPDVLAKGADYANKEVAGAKYATKLALIDFKEGKSTSALVEKIKKNC; encoded by the coding sequence ATGCCTAAGGTCTTAGTAATCGGCGATCTAATGATAGATCACTATATCTGGGGCAGTTGCGAGCGTATAAGCCCAGAAGCCCCAGTCCAAGTAGTACTAAAACAAAGCGAGACAAAGCGACTTGGCGGCTGTGGAAATGTGGTATCAAATCTCATCGCACTAGGTGCTGATGTAGGTGTAATCAGCGTGCTAGGCGATGATAGCGCAGGACGAGAGATCATCGCTATGCTAGCTAGCTGCAAAGCAAAGGCTGAGCTAGTGCTTCAAGAGCGTGGGCGAAAATCTAGCCAAAAATCACGCATAATGGTCTCTCACCAGCAAGTGCTAAGAGTGGATAATGAAAGCGCAGATGAAATCAGCCTAGATGATGAAATAATCGCTAGATTAGAGGGAATTCTAAAACGCTATGATATAGTTTTGCTAAGCGATTATGGAAAAGGCGTGCTAACAAATAAGCTAACCAATGCTTGTATCAAAACTTCAAAAGCACTAAATAAAGCCGTGCTAGTAGATCCAAAAGGCACGGATTATAGCAAATACAAAGGTGCGACCCTGCTCACCCCAAACCGCAAAGAAGCCTCAGGCGCACTAGGATATGCCCTAGCAAGTGATGCTGATATCTCAAAGGGCTTAAGGGAGCTAAAAGAGCGATTTGAGCTTGATTTTGGGCTAGTTACGCTAAGCGAGCAGGGCATTGCTCTATGGGATGGGCAAAATGAGCTAAGAGATCCAGCCCTAGCAAAAGAGGTCTACGATGTAACAGGCGCAGGCGATAGCGTGCTAGCTACTCTTGGATATTGTCTAGCTAGGGGTGATAATATAAAAACAGCTTTAAAATACGCAAATCTTGCTGCTGCTGTGGTCGTGGGCAAAGTAGGTAGTGCAGATGCTAGCTGGGATGAAATACACGCACTTGCTGGCTTTCATGAAGGCAAAATAAAAAGCAAAGAGCAAATTTTAACCGCTATTAAAGAGCTAAGAAAAAAGGGCAAAAAAATCGTATTTACAAACGGCTGCTTTGATGTGCTTCACAGCGGCCATACCAGCTATCTAAAAAAAGCTAGAGCCTTAGGCGACGTGCTAATCGTGGGGCTAAATAGCGATGAGAGCGTGCGTAGGCTAAAAGGAAAAAGCCGCCCTATAAATGATGAGAATGAAAGAGCTAGCATGCTTGAGGCATTGGAGGCGGTGGATTTTGTGGTGATTTTTGGCGAAGATACGCCAGAACTTCTTATAAAAGACATTGCTCCTGATGTGCTAGCTAAGGGAGCTGATTACGCAAACAAAGAAGTAGCTGGCGCAAAATACGCCACTAAACTTGCGCTAATTGATTTTAAAGAGGGCAAAAGCACCTCTGCTTTGGTAGAAAAAATCAAGAAAAACTGCTAG
- the infC gene encoding translation initiation factor IF-3, protein MSKDKIYLNEEIRANEVRCNGDDGTSYGIISRAEALELAEKMGLDLVLIAPDANPPVCKIMDYGKFRYQQEKRQKEAKKKQKVIEIKEIKLSAKTAQNDLNYKVKHALEFIADGKHVRFRVFLKGREMNTPQIGVAMLEKIWEMVSENCDQANAPALEGRYVNMLIVPKKG, encoded by the coding sequence TTGAGTAAAGATAAAATTTACTTAAACGAAGAAATACGCGCAAATGAAGTGCGTTGTAATGGAGATGATGGCACTAGTTATGGCATCATCAGTAGGGCTGAGGCTTTAGAACTAGCTGAGAAAATGGGGCTTGATCTCGTTCTTATCGCACCTGATGCAAATCCACCTGTGTGCAAGATAATGGACTATGGCAAATTCCGCTATCAGCAAGAAAAAAGGCAAAAAGAAGCCAAAAAAAAGCAAAAAGTCATTGAGATAAAAGAGATAAAGCTCTCAGCTAAAACAGCTCAAAATGACCTAAATTACAAGGTTAAACACGCCTTAGAGTTTATAGCTGATGGTAAGCATGTGCGCTTTAGAGTTTTTCTAAAAGGGCGTGAGATGAATACGCCGCAAATTGGCGTGGCTATGCTAGAAAAGATTTGGGAAATGGTAAGCGAAAACTGCGACCAAGCAAATGCGCCAGCATTAGAGGGTCGCTATGTAAATATGCTAATTGTGCCTAAAAAAGGCTAA
- a CDS encoding gamma carbonic anhydrase family protein — protein sequence MKIHKSVKIAWNAQVEGKLKIGKKSSIWYSASVRADYDKITIAKGVNIQDAAVIHVDKGSPCKIGAFTTIGHGAIIHGCDIGKNCIIGMGAIILNGAKIGDNSIVAAGAVVTQNKVFASGSLIMGSPASIKRELSVDEIKENMLNAKHYIKASKNIKRKA from the coding sequence ATGAAAATTCATAAATCAGTAAAAATAGCGTGGAATGCGCAAGTTGAAGGTAAGCTAAAAATCGGCAAGAAAAGCTCTATTTGGTACTCTGCTAGTGTGCGAGCTGACTATGATAAAATCACTATCGCCAAAGGCGTAAATATCCAAGATGCTGCTGTAATTCATGTAGATAAAGGCTCTCCTTGTAAAATAGGGGCATTTACTACCATCGGTCATGGAGCTATCATTCACGGCTGTGATATCGGCAAAAACTGCATTATAGGCATGGGGGCTATCATCTTAAATGGCGCAAAAATCGGCGATAATTCTATCGTAGCAGCTGGGGCTGTGGTCACGCAAAATAAAGTGTTTGCTAGTGGCTCACTCATAATGGGCTCGCCAGCAAGCATAAAGCGTGAACTAAGCGTGGATGAAATCAAAGAAAATATGCTAAATGCAAAGCACTACATAAAAGCAAGCAAAAATATAAAAAGAAAAGCCTAG
- a CDS encoding c-type cytochrome: MKKIALSAAALCVTASICFGADGAKLFKSCVACHGAAAEKPYLGGKVPALKSIASAERLESLKGYKAGTLNKNGQGGIMKAQMAKFSEEDIAAINAYIDSL, from the coding sequence ATGAAAAAAATCGCTCTAAGTGCGGCTGCGCTTTGCGTGACTGCTAGCATTTGTTTTGGTGCTGATGGTGCTAAGCTTTTTAAATCATGCGTTGCTTGCCACGGTGCAGCTGCAGAAAAGCCATATCTTGGCGGAAAAGTGCCTGCGCTAAAAAGTATCGCAAGTGCTGAGCGCCTAGAGAGTCTAAAAGGCTACAAAGCCGGCACTCTAAACAAAAACGGCCAGGGTGGCATTATGAAAGCTCAAATGGCTAAGTTTAGCGAAGAAGATATAGCTGCAATCAATGCTTATATTGATTCGCTATAA
- the thrS gene encoding threonine--tRNA ligase, which produces MDVIAYKIDDKIVDTQTYKAENLSGGAEIYYENSADGLDIIRHSCAHLMAQAITELYGNVQFFVGPAIEDGFYYDMRVKKPNGESLKEEDLAVIEKKMKELIDAKQDLVKQYSTWDKVSAKYAKDDLKQEVLKRIPQGEVTLYSQGEWEDICRGPHVPNTKYLRWFKLTRIAGAYLGGDEKREMLTRIYGTAFADKESLNEHLRTLEEAKKRDHRKLGEQMKFFSFDETIGAGLPIWLPNGSRLRTRLEHKLYYALRKRGYEPVRGPEILKSEAWKISGHYANYKENMYFTQIDEQEYGIKPMNCVGHIKVYQSEARSYRDLPLKFCEYGVVHRHEKSGVLHGLFRVREFTQDDAHLFVMPSQIKENVYEILDFVDKMMKAFGFHYEMEISTKPAKAVGSDEVWEVATKALKDALDEKGLKYGIDEGGGAFYGPKIDIKITDALKRKWQCGTVQIDFNLPERFGLEYTDENNEKKQPVMIHRAILGSFERFIGILLEHTAGELPFWLAHTQVAIIPIAESHNAYAKEIEAALLDLGADSKVFNKNETLNKRIRTAEKEHIPMLIVLGDAEVEGRKVAIRDRVKREQSEASLEQFYELIKSKINEVTF; this is translated from the coding sequence ATGGATGTAATAGCATATAAAATTGATGATAAAATCGTAGATACTCAAACCTATAAAGCCGAAAATCTAAGCGGTGGGGCTGAGATTTACTATGAAAACTCAGCTGATGGGCTTGATATTATTCGCCACAGCTGTGCGCATCTAATGGCTCAGGCTATAACTGAGCTTTATGGCAATGTTCAGTTTTTCGTAGGACCTGCTATCGAAGATGGCTTTTACTACGATATGCGTGTAAAAAAGCCTAATGGAGAGAGCCTGAAAGAAGAAGATCTAGCTGTAATTGAAAAGAAAATGAAAGAGCTAATTGATGCCAAGCAAGATCTAGTAAAGCAATACTCTACTTGGGATAAAGTGAGCGCAAAATACGCCAAAGACGACCTAAAACAAGAGGTTTTAAAGCGTATCCCACAAGGTGAAGTAACGCTATATAGCCAAGGCGAGTGGGAGGACATTTGTCGTGGGCCTCATGTGCCAAATACAAAGTATTTGCGCTGGTTTAAGCTTACTAGAATTGCTGGGGCGTATCTGGGCGGCGATGAAAAGCGTGAAATGCTAACTCGCATTTATGGCACAGCATTTGCGGATAAAGAGAGCTTAAATGAGCATTTAAGAACTCTAGAAGAAGCCAAAAAGCGCGACCACCGCAAGCTTGGCGAGCAAATGAAGTTTTTTAGCTTTGATGAGACAATAGGCGCAGGACTGCCGATATGGCTACCAAATGGCTCACGCCTTCGCACAAGACTAGAGCACAAGCTTTATTATGCTTTGCGTAAGCGTGGATATGAGCCAGTTCGTGGCCCTGAAATCCTAAAAAGCGAAGCGTGGAAAATCAGCGGACACTACGCAAACTACAAAGAAAATATGTATTTTACGCAAATTGATGAACAAGAATACGGTATAAAGCCGATGAACTGCGTAGGTCATATAAAAGTATATCAAAGCGAAGCACGCAGCTACCGTGATTTGCCACTGAAATTTTGCGAATATGGCGTAGTTCATAGACACGAAAAAAGCGGTGTTTTACACGGACTTTTTAGAGTTAGAGAATTCACACAAGATGATGCGCATCTTTTTGTAATGCCAAGCCAAATCAAAGAAAATGTATATGAAATACTTGATTTTGTGGATAAAATGATGAAAGCCTTTGGCTTTCATTATGAGATGGAGATTTCTACAAAGCCAGCAAAAGCAGTAGGTAGCGACGAGGTTTGGGAAGTAGCTACAAAAGCTTTAAAAGACGCACTTGATGAAAAAGGGCTAAAATACGGCATTGACGAGGGCGGCGGTGCATTTTATGGCCCAAAAATAGATATAAAAATAACTGATGCTCTAAAACGCAAATGGCAGTGTGGAACGGTGCAAATTGACTTTAACCTGCCTGAGCGCTTCGGGCTTGAATACACTGATGAAAACAACGAGAAAAAGCAGCCTGTGATGATTCACAGAGCGATTTTAGGTAGCTTTGAGCGTTTTATAGGAATTTTGTTAGAACACACAGCCGGCGAGCTGCCTTTCTGGCTAGCGCACACGCAAGTTGCTATCATACCTATTGCTGAATCTCACAATGCTTATGCTAAGGAGATTGAAGCTGCTTTGCTTGACCTTGGAGCTGATAGCAAGGTATTTAATAAAAATGAAACTCTAAATAAGCGCATTCGCACCGCTGAAAAAGAGCATATCCCTATGCTAATCGTACTTGGTGACGCTGAGGTAGAGGGACGCAAAGTAGCGATACGCGATAGAGTAAAGCGTGAGCAAAGCGAAGCTAGCTTAGAGCAGTTTTATGAACTAATCAAATCTAAAATAAACGAGGTGACTTTTTGA
- a CDS encoding YgaP-like transmembrane domain has protein sequence MTSTKIKIVQIIIAIVLIIALWGISPWLSLIGLVPIIFACVGFCPVCYFLGRCSIKK, from the coding sequence TTGACAAGTACAAAAATAAAAATCGTCCAAATCATCATCGCTATAGTGCTAATAATTGCACTTTGGGGCATTAGTCCATGGCTTAGTCTTATAGGGCTTGTGCCTATTATTTTTGCTTGCGTGGGCTTTTGTCCGGTTTGCTATTTTCTAGGGCGTTGTTCTATAAAAAAGTAA
- a CDS encoding efflux transporter outer membrane subunit, giving the protein MRRILEFLVVFAIALSFSACNLRPKMPVVDTNVSLANPVMVKDINESWWEEFNNSQLNELMSLALSKNSDLLLALNSLEQAKVQMDLAKLEFTPNVKGEASSIKSETSERSPQGRSTSTLTSLGAVLSWEIDLWGRVRNAARAGIAMYEASAMDVQNARLSIAASVANTYFSLIALSEQENILKESLASYEQTLEYRKAELESGYITELVYYQSKASVDSARSQLATLQDSLSKTRTALAILSGKDASFIAENNITISDANYTIPSVPEGISADILERRADVGAALLRFKAANAQIGVARAAYFPQISLTAAFGYTSNDFERLLVSSAHTWQKGGSLVMPLFDFGRTASNVKLAWLDQNASMLEYDKTLKNALGEVKDALELRKNADFKLSAASDLEASGARVYELSKLRYEAGYSSHLELLDAQRQHLSARLELASSKAGLASSVVEVFKAFGGGFKNPKGLEKSLDETLKY; this is encoded by the coding sequence ATGCGTAGAATTCTAGAATTCCTAGTAGTATTTGCCATAGCTCTTAGTTTTTCTGCTTGTAACCTGCGCCCAAAAATGCCAGTTGTGGATACTAATGTAAGCCTAGCAAATCCTGTTATGGTAAAGGATATAAATGAGAGTTGGTGGGAGGAGTTTAATAATTCTCAGCTAAACGAGCTAATGAGTTTAGCTCTTAGCAAAAACTCTGATCTACTTTTAGCACTAAATTCGCTTGAGCAAGCAAAAGTTCAAATGGATCTAGCAAAGCTAGAGTTTACGCCAAATGTAAAAGGCGAGGCAAGCTCTATCAAAAGCGAAACTAGCGAGCGCTCGCCGCAGGGCAGAAGCACTAGCACGCTTACTAGCTTAGGCGCAGTTTTAAGCTGGGAGATTGATCTGTGGGGTAGAGTAAGAAATGCTGCAAGAGCTGGCATCGCTATGTATGAAGCAAGTGCGATGGATGTTCAAAACGCAAGACTTAGCATAGCTGCAAGCGTGGCAAATACATACTTTTCGCTAATTGCGCTAAGTGAGCAAGAAAATATATTAAAAGAAAGCCTTGCAAGCTACGAACAAACGCTAGAATACCGCAAAGCCGAGCTAGAAAGTGGCTATATAACAGAGCTTGTGTATTACCAAAGCAAGGCTAGCGTAGATAGTGCACGCTCGCAGCTTGCTACCTTACAAGATAGCCTTAGCAAAACTCGCACCGCACTTGCGATTTTAAGCGGCAAAGATGCTAGCTTTATAGCTGAAAACAACATCACTATAAGTGACGCTAACTACACTATCCCAAGTGTCCCAGAGGGCATTAGTGCTGATATTTTAGAGCGTAGAGCTGATGTTGGTGCTGCTTTGCTTAGATTTAAGGCTGCAAATGCCCAAATAGGCGTAGCTAGAGCTGCGTATTTTCCACAAATTAGCCTAACAGCAGCCTTTGGCTATACTAGCAATGACTTTGAGCGTCTTTTAGTAAGCTCAGCGCACACTTGGCAAAAAGGTGGGTCTTTGGTGATGCCGCTTTTTGACTTTGGTCGTACTGCTAGTAATGTAAAACTAGCTTGGCTAGATCAAAATGCTAGCATGCTAGAATACGACAAAACACTTAAAAACGCTCTTGGTGAGGTAAAAGATGCGCTTGAACTTCGTAAAAATGCTGATTTTAAACTAAGTGCTGCTAGCGACCTTGAAGCCTCAGGTGCTAGGGTTTATGAGCTTAGCAAGCTTAGATACGAGGCAGGCTATAGCTCTCATCTTGAGCTGCTTGACGCACAGCGCCAGCATCTTAGCGCAAGGCTAGAGCTAGCAAGTTCCAAAGCAGGTTTAGCTAGCTCAGTTGTAGAGGTTTTTAAAGCCTTTGGTGGTGGATTTAAAAATCCAAAAGGCTTAGAAAAAAGCCTTGATGAGACTTTAAAATACTAA
- the dut gene encoding dUTPase: MKNQEKIKHMLVMQQRLNDETNGTGWENGITKDGKIINWRRCIYMECAELIESFAWKHWKNINANPDEDNVKIEIIDIWHFIMSLFLAEHRGEPSFDELSAEIAASTLFGDFCKEPFALKNYNQYEIINEIEMIIHATSTPQTNFESILKLFFGLALKCGVNLEVLFEGYIAKNVLNKFRQNHGYKEGRYKKVWDGKEDNTVLCEIIASGLLDENEIYTKLEKIYKEIK; encoded by the coding sequence ATGAAAAATCAAGAAAAAATCAAACATATGCTAGTCATGCAACAGCGCCTAAATGACGAAACAAACGGCACTGGCTGGGAAAATGGCATCACAAAAGATGGCAAGATAATTAACTGGAGACGCTGTATTTATATGGAGTGTGCTGAGCTTATTGAGAGCTTTGCGTGGAAGCACTGGAAAAACATAAACGCAAATCCAGACGAAGATAATGTAAAGATTGAAATAATCGATATTTGGCACTTTATTATGAGCTTGTTTTTAGCTGAGCACCGAGGAGAGCCAAGCTTTGATGAGCTCTCAGCTGAGATTGCTGCTAGCACGCTTTTTGGCGACTTTTGCAAAGAGCCCTTTGCGCTAAAAAACTATAATCAATACGAAATCATCAATGAAATCGAGATGATAATACACGCTACAAGCACGCCACAAACAAACTTTGAGAGCATTTTAAAGCTCTTTTTTGGGCTTGCTTTAAAATGTGGTGTGAATCTTGAAGTACTTTTTGAGGGCTACATCGCAAAAAATGTGCTAAATAAATTTCGCCAAAATCACGGCTACAAAGAAGGACGCTATAAAAAAGTCTGGGATGGCAAAGAAGATAACACTGTGCTTTGTGAAATCATTGCCTCAGGGCTTTTGGACGAAAACGAAATTTATACTAAATTAGAAAAAATATATAAGGAAATAAAATGA
- the rfaD gene encoding ADP-glyceromanno-heptose 6-epimerase: MKIVVTGGAGFIGSNLAKHFEDLGHEVLVIDCFNSGERFSNGNFKAFGDYRNLLDFSGEIYCGDICDIKTLEKIADFAPHAIFHEAAISDTTVSEQDAIMRTNINVFVDIMNLAKKLDSKLVYASSGAVYGDAPSPQSIWASEKPKNAYGFSKFMMDKIACNHCATNPSAHVVGLRYFNVYGKSEYFKGKTASMVLQFGLQMLKSGSARLFEGSDKICRDFVYIRDIVAANEAALKAKSGVYNAATGKARSFESIVDILAEVLNINVKKEYIPNPFIGAYQFHTQADLSKNANLEFLAKWSLEAGIADYADEIKEIFKKEQNA; the protein is encoded by the coding sequence ATGAAAATCGTAGTTACTGGCGGGGCTGGCTTTATTGGCTCAAATCTAGCAAAACACTTTGAGGACCTAGGGCATGAGGTGCTTGTGATTGATTGCTTTAACTCTGGCGAGCGTTTTAGCAATGGGAATTTCAAAGCCTTTGGAGATTATCGCAATTTGCTTGATTTTAGCGGGGAGATTTACTGTGGCGATATTTGCGATATTAAAACGCTAGAAAAAATTGCTGATTTTGCCCCGCATGCGATTTTTCACGAGGCAGCTATTAGCGATACCACTGTTAGCGAACAAGACGCTATCATGCGCACAAATATAAATGTTTTTGTAGATATCATGAACTTAGCAAAAAAACTAGACTCAAAGCTAGTATATGCTAGCTCTGGGGCTGTTTATGGAGATGCGCCTAGCCCACAGAGCATTTGGGCTAGCGAAAAGCCAAAAAACGCTTATGGATTTTCAAAGTTTATGATGGATAAAATCGCTTGCAATCACTGCGCTACTAATCCTAGCGCGCATGTAGTGGGGCTAAGGTATTTTAATGTTTATGGCAAAAGCGAGTATTTTAAAGGCAAAACCGCAAGCATGGTGCTACAATTTGGTCTTCAAATGCTAAAAAGTGGCAGCGCAAGGCTTTTTGAAGGCAGTGATAAAATTTGCCGTGATTTTGTCTATATCCGTGATATAGTAGCGGCAAACGAGGCTGCGCTAAAAGCAAAAAGTGGTGTGTATAACGCAGCTACTGGAAAAGCTAGAAGCTTTGAGAGTATAGTTGATATTTTGGCTGAAGTTTTAAATATAAATGTAAAAAAAGAATATATCCCAAATCCTTTTATCGGTGCCTATCAGTTTCACACCCAAGCTGATCTTAGCAAAAATGCAAATCTAGAATTCCTTGCTAAATGGAGCTTAGAGGCAGGCATAGCAGACTACGCAGATGAAATAAAAGAAATCTTTAAGAAAGAGCAAAATGCCTAA
- a CDS encoding c-type cytochrome, whose amino-acid sequence MKKFAFAACAALFAATCSFGADGATIFKKCVTCHGMKAEKSYLNKVPVLTTVDAAERLALMKEYKAGTANKFGMGAVMKGQMASLSEEDMAAVNDYISTLK is encoded by the coding sequence ATGAAAAAATTTGCATTTGCAGCCTGTGCTGCGTTGTTTGCTGCTACTTGCAGCTTTGGAGCTGATGGTGCTACAATATTCAAAAAATGTGTAACTTGCCACGGTATGAAAGCAGAGAAATCTTATCTAAACAAAGTTCCTGTGCTTACTACAGTAGATGCTGCTGAGCGTCTTGCACTTATGAAAGAGTACAAAGCTGGTACTGCGAACAAATTTGGCATGGGCGCTGTAATGAAAGGCCAAATGGCTAGCCTAAGCGAAGAGGATATGGCTGCTGTTAACGACTACATCAGCACTCTAAAATAA
- the gmhB gene encoding D-glycero-beta-D-manno-heptose 1,7-bisphosphate 7-phosphatase produces MKKAAFLDRDGVINVDRGYVGKIEDFSWCDGVFEGLLRLKELGFELVIITNQSGIARGYYSEADFANLTTWMLTGLEKQGISVLKVYHCPHAPELGCECRKPKPGMILKAASELEIDLKNSILIGDKDSDIAAGLSAGVGKNFKLGKEFASLKEVAFSLKIK; encoded by the coding sequence ATGAAAAAAGCAGCATTTTTAGATAGAGATGGCGTGATAAATGTAGATCGCGGCTATGTAGGCAAAATAGAAGATTTCTCGTGGTGCGATGGCGTGTTTGAGGGGCTTTTAAGGCTAAAAGAATTAGGCTTTGAGCTTGTAATAATCACAAATCAATCAGGCATCGCAAGAGGATATTATAGCGAGGCTGATTTTGCAAACCTTACAACATGGATGCTAACAGGGCTTGAAAAACAAGGAATTTCAGTGCTAAAGGTCTATCACTGCCCACACGCACCAGAACTAGGCTGCGAGTGTAGAAAGCCAAAGCCTGGTATGATTTTAAAAGCAGCTAGTGAGCTAGAAATCGATCTAAAAAACTCAATTTTAATAGGTGATAAAGACAGCGACATAGCAGCAGGACTATCAGCTGGCGTTGGAAAAAACTTTAAATTAGGCAAAGAATTTGCTAGCTTAAAAGAAGTGGCGTTTTCTTTGAAAATTAAATAA